In Nicotiana tabacum cultivar K326 chromosome 10, ASM71507v2, whole genome shotgun sequence, the DNA window TCATTTGCTTCAGCTAAGTTTTGTGCTAAAATGATCTGTtgcttttgatgatttttttttttatcttgttgTGTTGTTTCTAGTTTAGATCTCACGAAATTAGTCAAAAATTAGTCAAAATTAGTCACAATTTTTTACTTGAAACTGAACATGCTGAAGGAGTCGATGCTCTTGATTTTGACCGACTCAATTGGTTTACTTGAGCTGTTGTTCTTTCTAGCATGAAGTAAGGAGTATGTTTGAATATAGATTCAGATCTGTAGTTAAGAATTTACGGGTTCATCCGAATAGCTTTGGCTCGAACCTTGAGGCGGATCCCGAATTTGAACTCTACACGTTCAACCTTTAATGTTCTTAGCATTGAATCTATTTTTATGAGTTTAGACCTACTATTTGTTACAATTTTAGTgaattttttacacataaatttatactCCATGCTGAAAGTACTGGGTACAAATGAATGAACCCAGCGTTAATATGCTGCATTTGCCTTTGCTCGAACCCTGTGTATTTGTGTTAACAAAATCCACTAAATAAGTAATAGAGTTTGAACTCAGTAAATCAAATAGGCTGTGGTAGAATTCCGAACTTGAACCTATAATGTTCGTATCTGGTTTTACGTTTTCCCATATAATGGTTGATGGGTTAAGATTTGTTGGTTTTGTGAGTCATTCTTTGAAAGTTAGGATATTACTGAAATGTTGAGTACTGTTAAAGGTCGATTAGTGGATCATTTTTAAAGGTAGAAATAATTGTATATTAAAGTACTTCTTGTTTAATTGCAGGCCCTGTAAGCATGTTTTCTCCACGAAATGGATTTCGGTTGTAAAATTCTTTGAGCTTCTGAGAAATTTCGTAGGGAAATTGAGCTGAAATTCTTGCTTTTAGATGGAACTGACCATGGAGGAAGCACTAAAAGCTAAAGCAAATGCTGAAAGGAGATTTGTGGAGAAAGACTTTGTGGGTGCAAAACATTATGCTTTAAAAGCTCAGGTGATGTACCCCCATTTGGAAGGAATATCGCAAATGGTAGCAACATTTGGAGTGCATAGTGCTGCAGAGACGAAGGTTAATGGAGAATTTGATTTCTATGCAATACTGGGTTTAGATCCCTCTGCGGACAAGTCTAAGCTGAAGAAACAGTATAAGAAGATGGCTGTGTTGCTCCATCCAGATAAAAATAAAAGTGTTGGAGCTGATGTTGCATTTAGACTTGTTTCTGAAGCATGGACGGTGTTGTCCGATGGTGCCAAAAGAAGCTCTTACGATCACAGGAGAAGTTTGTTTACTCTGCATGCCGCTGGTGTTGGAAGCTATGACAGTTACTCCAATTCTTCAGTTTCTCATAACAGGCTTGATACATTTTGGACGGTTTGTACCTCTTGTCACGTTCAGTATGAATATCTTAGGAAGTACCTGAACAAAAGACTGTCCTGTAAGAATTGCCGTGGTGTTTTCATAGCTGTGGAAACAGGTTTAGCCCCAGTTAATGGTTCCTATCCCTATAGCTCTTGGTCTAATGAATATGGAAGCCATGGTTGCGGGGTTACATATGTCCCAACGACATCTGTTTATCCTGCAAATACTGGGGTATCAGGACATCATTCTGGACATGGTTCTGAGCATGTCTCTAATTTGTCCTTTCAATGGAGCTCCAGCCCTGGAAATTCCGCTGCTGTTTTAGATCCCAATCGATCCACAACTGTCAGTTTTTCGAACCAGGCAGGTAGGAAAATCACCAGAAGAAGAGGCAGGGGGAAGCAAGATATGAAAAAGGTGGTGAGCAACGTGGTTCTTAACGGGTATTCTGTGTGCAATGAACAAATACCCCGCAGGCCTGGTAGACCTGCTAAGAAGATAAAAATTGATCTTGAAGGTACATGCGGCTATAGTAATGGTGAAGTGGCTCTAAAAACTGCTGGAGAAGTTAAAATGGCTGATGGAAATGGGTGCGGAAATTTGAAACAAAATGCTAAGCTTCCTACTCCCACTGAAGCTTCTATAAGAAGATTTTCAGCTGCTCCTGCATTTGATGCAAGACGGTTACTAATTGACAAGGCAAGAGCAGAAATCCGCAAAAAACTGGAAGAGATCAAGTTGGCTTCAGAAGTTGCTGTTGCAGAGGCCCAGAAGAAGAGAAAGGCGGATGCTGAG includes these proteins:
- the LOC107793832 gene encoding uncharacterized protein LOC107793832, which gives rise to MELTMEEALKAKANAERRFVEKDFVGAKHYALKAQVMYPHLEGISQMVATFGVHSAAETKVNGEFDFYAILGLDPSADKSKLKKQYKKMAVLLHPDKNKSVGADVAFRLVSEAWTVLSDGAKRSSYDHRRSLFTLHAAGVGSYDSYSNSSVSHNRLDTFWTVCTSCHVQYEYLRKYLNKRLSCKNCRGVFIAVETGLAPVNGSYPYSSWSNEYGSHGCGVTYVPTTSVYPANTGVSGHHSGHGSEHVSNLSFQWSSSPGNSAAVLDPNRSTTVSFSNQAGRKITRRRGRGKQDMKKVVSNVVLNGYSVCNEQIPRRPGRPAKKIKIDLEGTCGYSNGEVALKTAGEVKMADGNGCGNLKQNAKLPTPTEASIRRFSAAPAFDARRLLIDKARAEIRKKLEEIKLASEVAVAEAQKKRKADAEFGESSERPKMVAQENAVHQSELRKTGSMTIIVPDSDFHDFDKDRSEDCFKPKQIWALYDEEDGMPRLYCLIREIISVKPFKVHISYLSSKSDSEFGLVNWLDSGFTKSCGNFRAFNSEIVEHVNIFSHLLSREKAGRGGCVRIYPKSGDVWAVYRNWSPDWDRTTPAEVRHQYEMVEVLDDYSEELGVCVTPLIKLDGFKTVYRRNTNKDAIRLIRRREMLRFSHQVPSCLLKGEGMNLPEGCWDLDPAATPDDLLQRVNDVEEEIPREVESSVRFDLNETSQAETKMLIEEKLRQPEYAGVSDELHSTRCGLQIQDISHEPENLFRLSTELPQSVKEVHTCEEPTIMENFSDQVSIFGL